Sequence from the Clostridia bacterium genome:
TCAAATACTCTAATGCAATACTATCTCCATTCTTTGCATACTCTACTATATCCTCATCCAACATCATTTCATAGTCCACAGGAGCCTTCTTTATTGCATTAATGTCCACCCACATCTCCCCCAAATAATCAAATAAAGGCCACTTATATACACAATATTATACATTACACTTCAAGCAATAGTCAAGGTTATCATTCTCTTCTCCACTTTTCCAATTTTTTAACTGTCAAGGGATGCAACCTATTGCCCAGTTTATGCGGTACAGGCTTTACATTATCAATAAATTTAACCCTCATATTGTTATACCCTAACATCACTTCTTTATACAGTTCCCGGGCTGACATTCTCAATGCACCATTTGCCATAACGATATTCTGTTCTATCCGATCAGAAGTTGCAACTTTTATTATCAAATCATCCATTTTCTTTGAATAAGTATATCTCTCTATATATCTGTCGGCAGTCTCCCCTTCCTTTGTAAACACAACTTCTAAACCGCTATAAAGTATATGATTTTCAATATTCCCTTGAACCATATGGCCATCAAAAACGATGATGATGAAATTGCCCTTAAACCCTTGATAACTCGACAGTATATCTATGAGCTTTTGACGGGCATCTTCTATATTATTGTTATCTTTTATTTGTTTGAGCTCAGTCCAAGCATTTATTATATTATAACCATCAACCAACAAATACTCCTTCAAAACATTACCCCCCGCTCCGCCTTTGTCTAGCCACTTCATATATTAATATACCTGCGGCAACTGACGCATTTAAGGATTGTATATGTCCTCCCATAGGAATACTGATGATGAAATCACATTTTTGCTTGACTAGTCTACCCAAGCCTTTTCCTTCATTACCCACAACTAAAGCTAAACTGCCGTCAAGTTCTGCTCTAGAACATTCCTGGCCTTGCATATCTGCACCCGCTACCCAAACACCTTGCTCTTTCAGTCTATCTATGGTATTTGCTATATTTGTTACTCTACAAATAGGAATATAATGAATAGCACCAGCAGAAACTTTAGCTACTGTTGTATTTACCTGTGCAGCCCTTCTTTTAGGAATGATAATACCGTGAACCCCCAGACACTCAGCCACTCTTATTATCGAACCTAAATTTTGAGGATCTTCTATTTCATCCAGTATAACTATAAAAGGATATTCTCCCTTTGAATGGGCGCTATCCAATATGTCCTCAATTGTTGAATATTCATAAGGGGGCATCAATGCCACAACTCCTTGGTTGTTGGGAGTGGTAGATATCCTGTCGATTTCATGCCTGTCTATTATAGATAAATCGATCCCTCTTTTAGAGGCTAGACTTTCAATTTCTTCAACGACTTTACCTCTAGCAGTCTTTGAAATAAATATCTCCTTAACATCCTTATTAGATTTAAGGGCTTCTAATACTGGGTTTCTTCCTTGGATATAAAGATATTCACTATTATCTTTATTATAGAACATTTCTTGCCCCTCTTTCTAAATTAGTCTGCTAAAAAACAAGCGTTTAAAATTTCATTAAGCCTTTCTGCTTGACCCATAAGAAATAAATACCCGATCAAAGCTTCCAATCCTGTGGCATACCTATATTTAATAACATCTGCATTTTTAGGCACAGTATGTGGTTTAACGTTTCTACCTCTTCTGACAATTTCTTTCTCTTGATCAGTAAGCATATTCATTATCTTGCCCAATGTATTCGCCTGTCCCTCAGCTTTTACATATTTAATGGTCTCTATATGCATTTTATGAACGGTAATTTTTTTGTTTTTTAACAGCATAGTCCTAATAAATGTATCATATACGCTATCTCCTATATAAGCAAGTAAAAGGGGGGACAAAGCTAGTACTTCCTTCTCATCAAATGTCACGTCCCCCATGATTGTGTTTTTGGGGTTTTCAGTCATTTTTATATCTCCCGAGTTCTCTTCCATTTTACCCCATCAGGAGTATCTTCAAGAATTATACCCTGTTTTGCTAATCGATCACGTATTTCATCAGCCAGCGCCCAATTTTTTTGTTTCCTAGCCTCTTGCCTTTCCTGGATCAGTTTTTCTATCTCTCCATCTAATACTTGCTTTTGTTTATTTAGTATTCCTAATACTGAAGAAAGTTTTACAAGTGTATTGTATGCTGCCAATACTAGCTCCCTAGAAGATGAATTGCTTAAGTTTAAATTGGAGAACTTGACCAATTCAAATAATGCTGCTATTGCATCTGCAGTATTTATATCATCATCCATAGCTTTTTCGAACTTATCCTTATATCTTTCTAGGCTGTCAAACAATTCTAGCTCGTTCTTTCCCATCGATCTATCTTGAGCTCTATCCAGTATATACTCAAGATTATTTTTTGCATTATAAAGCCTCCCTAGACTGCTCTTTGCTTGCTCAATCAAATCCTTGCTAAAATTAATAGGGCTTCTATAGTGGGCTGAAAGCATAAAAAATCTCACTACTTCCGGGTCATACTCTTGAATTATATCTCTCACTGTAAAAAAGTTGCCCAGGGACTTTGACATTTTTTTATTATCCACATTTATATAACCGTTATGCAACCAGTATCTTGCAAAGGGCTTTCCTGTTGCAGACTCGCTTTGAGCTATCTCGTTTTCATGGTGAGGAAATATTAAATCCTGTCCTCCAGAATGAATATCTATAGTATCCCCTAAATATTTAGTTGCCATAACAGAACATTCTATGTGCCAGCCCGGCCTTCCTTTGCCCCAAGGACTATCCCAGCCAGGCTCCCCAGCCTTTTGTGCCTTCCATACTGCAAAATCCATTGGGTTCTTTTTCTTTTGGTTGACTTCTATCCTAGCTCCGCTTTCTAGTTCTTCTAAATTCTGGTGTGATAACTTGCCGTACTCATCAAACTTATAGGTATCAAAATATACATCCCCGTCTATGACATAAGCATAACCTTTATCAATGATCTTTTGTATAAACTTTATGATATCTTGAATATGCTCTGTAGCTTTAGGGTGCACTGTCGCCCTTTTTATACCTAGTGCATCAGCGTCTGTAAAATATTCTTTTATGAATTTTTCTCCTAATTCTTTAACACTTATATTCATTTGATTTGCTTTATTTATCATCTTATCGTCAATATCGGTAAAATTTTGTATAAAGGTTACATCATATCCTTTATACTCCATATATCTTCTCAACGTATCAAATACTATAAAAGGCCTTGCATTGCCGATATGGATATAGTTATATACCGTTGGGCCACATGAATACATAGTAACTTGCTTATCTTTCAACGGCATAAAATCTTCTTTTTTTCTAGATAAAGTATTATATAGCTTCATTTTTATAATTCGCCTCCAGTGAAATCAATTTTTCTTCCAGTTCTTTAACCTTATGGATCAACTTTTCCAAATCCTCATTTACGGGATCTGGCAATTTTACTTGATCTAAATCTATATCACATGCCTTATCCCTTTCATAAAATGGTTTATTATCTTTTCTGACTATCCTCCCTGGCACTCCTACAACAGTACAGTCTTTTGGCACTTCCTTCAATACAACTGCTCCTGCACCTATTTTAGAATTATCTCCTACTTTAAAAGGACCTAATACTTTGGCCCCGCAACTTATCACTACGTTATCGCCAATAGTAGGGTGCCTTTTGCCTGTTTCCTTTCCAGTACCCCCTAAAGTCGCTCCTTGATATATTGTTACATTATTCCCTATTTCAGTAGTCTCACCTATAACAACTCCCATACCATGGTCAATAAACAGCCCTTTTCCGATCTTTGCTCCGGGATGGATTTCTATACCGGTAAAAAACCTATTCAGCTGCGAAATTATCCTAGCAAATAATTTCATGTTTTTATTTTGAAAAAAATGAGCTATTCTATGCAAAAGGATGGCATGAAATCCTGAATAACAGAGGATTACTTCAAACCAATTTCTAGCCGCAGGATCACGTTCTAATACTGCTTTTATGTCATGTTTTATATTATCAAACATATACACATAAACCTCCTTTATAAAACAAAAAACTTCGTCTTTTATATCACAACAAAGACGAAGTTTTACCTCGCGGTTCCACTTTGCTTGAGCAAAACGCTCCACCTCGGAAAATATAACGGCATCTTGCCGGGAACCTTCCATCCATAAAAAGACGTGGTTCCTGCTCCCGGGCGCATTTCAACAAAAATTGATCAAAACCACTTTCAGCCGGTGATGGTTTTTCTCTGTAGATTTTATTTGTCTACTTCTCCCATTCATCACAAAATATTAATTTTTATTTATATATTATACAACATCTTTTAGTATCAAATCAATTCTATTCAGTATTTTTTCCCTACCCAATATATCAAAAATCTCATAAAGTTCAGGTCCATGGGTTTGCCCTGTAAGAGCTACTCGTATAGGCATATACAGGCCTTTACCCTTAACACCGGTCTCT
This genomic interval carries:
- a CDS encoding NYN domain-containing protein, producing the protein MKEYLLVDGYNIINAWTELKQIKDNNNIEDARQKLIDILSSYQGFKGNFIIIVFDGHMVQGNIENHILYSGLEVVFTKEGETADRYIERYTYSKKMDDLIIKVATSDRIEQNIVMANGALRMSARELYKEVMLGYNNMRVKFIDNVKPVPHKLGNRLHPLTVKKLEKWRRE
- the cysE gene encoding serine O-acetyltransferase produces the protein MFDNIKHDIKAVLERDPAARNWFEVILCYSGFHAILLHRIAHFFQNKNMKLFARIISQLNRFFTGIEIHPGAKIGKGLFIDHGMGVVIGETTEIGNNVTIYQGATLGGTGKETGKRHPTIGDNVVISCGAKVLGPFKVGDNSKIGAGAVVLKEVPKDCTVVGVPGRIVRKDNKPFYERDKACDIDLDQVKLPDPVNEDLEKLIHKVKELEEKLISLEANYKNEAI
- a CDS encoding ribonuclease III domain-containing protein, which codes for MGDVTFDEKEVLALSPLLLAYIGDSVYDTFIRTMLLKNKKITVHKMHIETIKYVKAEGQANTLGKIMNMLTDQEKEIVRRGRNVKPHTVPKNADVIKYRYATGLEALIGYLFLMGQAERLNEILNACFLAD
- the cysS gene encoding cysteine--tRNA ligase, giving the protein MKLYNTLSRKKEDFMPLKDKQVTMYSCGPTVYNYIHIGNARPFIVFDTLRRYMEYKGYDVTFIQNFTDIDDKMINKANQMNISVKELGEKFIKEYFTDADALGIKRATVHPKATEHIQDIIKFIQKIIDKGYAYVIDGDVYFDTYKFDEYGKLSHQNLEELESGARIEVNQKKKNPMDFAVWKAQKAGEPGWDSPWGKGRPGWHIECSVMATKYLGDTIDIHSGGQDLIFPHHENEIAQSESATGKPFARYWLHNGYINVDNKKMSKSLGNFFTVRDIIQEYDPEVVRFFMLSAHYRSPINFSKDLIEQAKSSLGRLYNAKNNLEYILDRAQDRSMGKNELELFDSLERYKDKFEKAMDDDINTADAIAALFELVKFSNLNLSNSSSRELVLAAYNTLVKLSSVLGILNKQKQVLDGEIEKLIQERQEARKQKNWALADEIRDRLAKQGIILEDTPDGVKWKRTREI
- the rlmB gene encoding 23S rRNA (guanosine(2251)-2'-O)-methyltransferase RlmB, yielding MFYNKDNSEYLYIQGRNPVLEALKSNKDVKEIFISKTARGKVVEEIESLASKRGIDLSIIDRHEIDRISTTPNNQGVVALMPPYEYSTIEDILDSAHSKGEYPFIVILDEIEDPQNLGSIIRVAECLGVHGIIIPKRRAAQVNTTVAKVSAGAIHYIPICRVTNIANTIDRLKEQGVWVAGADMQGQECSRAELDGSLALVVGNEGKGLGRLVKQKCDFIISIPMGGHIQSLNASVAAGILIYEVARQRRSGG